The Anaeromyxobacter sp. Fw109-5 genomic interval GCCTGCTGCAGCTCGCGCTCGCGGGCGGCGAGCGCGCGAGAGACGCGCTGCACGAAGAAGACGATGAACACCGACGCGATCGCGAACGCGATCCACATCCCGCGCAGGTGCGAGTCCATCATCTGCAGGGCGTCCATCTGCGTGCGGATGTGGTGCGCCCGGGAGGTCGCGCCCTCGTGGACGTACAGGGAGGCGAACCCGCTGAGGGTCGCGACGGTGAGCGCCCACGACCAGCGCGGCGGCAGGAGCACGGCGCCCAGGGCGATGTTCACGAGGTACAGGGTCGAGAACGGGTTCGACGCGCCGCCGGTCAGATCGAGCAGGACGGTGAGCACCGCGGTGTCGACGAACATCACCGCCGCGACGCCCGCGTTCGTCGCGTTCGGGCTCGCGCGCCGAGACCAGGCGCGCAGGGCCACGTTCCCGGCCACCTCCAGCACGACGATCGCCAGGAGCGGCACGAGCGGGACGCCGATGCTCGTCCAGGACGACGCGCCCACGACGATGACCACCTGGCCGAGGATCGCCCACCAGTGAAGCTGGACGATCCACGAGAGGTTCACGCGTGCGCGCTCGACGCGCATCTCGGCGCGTGACGTCGCCTGATGTGGGACGGGGGTCGTCGCGGCGGGTTCCACTGTCGCCATCTGAGCCCGCGGGGCGCGCATGGGCCGAAACCTCCTGGCGAAACTACCACACCCGAACGCGTGCGGCGCCGGCGCGACCCGTTGCCGCAGCCCTCGCGTCCGGCGCGGTCGCTTGACGCATCTCACGCCCTGCTCGTACCTTGCGGCACCCGTGAGAGGCCGCCGCCGCACCGTCGCTGCCGTGCTCGCCGAGACCTTCGCGCACCGGCGTAGCGCGGAGCCGGCGGCGCTCGTCGCCGCGTTCGCCGAGGCCTGCGGCCCTCGGCTCGCGCGCGAGGTCTCGATGCGGGGCGCGCTGCGGGACGGCCGCCTCCTCGTGCTGGTTCGCTCGGAAGAATGGGCGGCGCAGCTCAGGGCCGCTGAGAGCCTGCTGTGCGAGCGCGTGAACGCTCGGCTCGGACGGACCGTGGCCAAGGGCCTCGAGGTGCGCCTCACGCAGGAGGGTTGATTGGCCGGCGCCCCGTTCCCGCGGGCGACGCTTCGCTCGGCCCTGCCGCCGGCGCTCCTCGCGGCGCTCCTCGGCGGCTGCGCCGCCCGCCCGACCGCGGGCGATCCCCCTCCCCCGACGGCACCAGACGCGACGGAGCGCGCCGACCTGCCCGTCCAGGGCAGCTACGGGCCGGAGCCGGAGACGCACCTCGCCCCGATCGAGCGCCAGCTGCTCGAGGTGGCCTCCGCCGCCCTCGGGGGCGCGCGCGCGTCGAGCGCGCTGTCGGTCGCGGCGCGCGAGCTCGCGGGTCGGGCCGCGGCGGGAGAGCTCGCGGCGAGCGCGGGGCTGGCCTCGCGCGAGGTGCTCGCCCGCGCGCTCTGCTACGACCCTTCACCTGCGGTCTACTCGGTCCGCGCGCGCCCGGAGGACGCAGCCGAGGCGCTCGCGCGGCTCCTGCCAGGCTCCTCCGCCTCGCACGTCGGCGCCGGCGCGGTGGAGCGCGCGGGGTTGCTCCACGCCGTCGTCCTCGCGGTCCAGCGCAAGGCCGCGCTCGACCCCTTTCCGCGCGAGGTCCCGGCGGGCGGCGCGGCCGTGCTCTCCGGCACCCTGGGGCGAGGGCTGCGCTCCGCCCGCGTGTTCGTGGGGGGACCGGCGGGGGACGTGCGGGAGGTGGACAACGCCGCGAGCGGAGCGCGCTTCCGCGCGCGGATCGCCTTCCCGGAGCGAGGCGCTCACACGGTGGAGGTGATCGGAGACGGAGCGCGGGGGCCCGAGGTGGCCGCGCTCCTCACCGTCGCCGCGGGGGGAGCGCGGCTCGAGGCGTCGCGGGGCGCGGGGGTCGGGGCGGATGACCCGGCCGACCCCGCCGCCGCCGAGGGGCGGATCATCCAGGCCATCAACGCGACGCGGGCGCGGCGCGGGCTGCCGCCGGTACAGGCGACCTCGGACCTGGTCGCGCTCGCGCGCCGCCACAGCGCGGCGATGCGCGACGCGGCGACGGTGGCGCACGTGCTGCCCGGCTCCGGAGAGATCGGCGAGCGGCTGCGGCGCGCGGGGATCCCCTATCGCGCCGCCTTCGAGAACGTCGCGCAGGGGCCGACGGGGCTGGCGGCGCACGCGAAGATCGAGGAGAGCCCGGCCCACCTCGCGAACGTGATCGCGCAGGCCGCCCAGGTCGGCGTCGGGATCGCCCGCGGCGCCCTCCCCTCCGGCGCACCCGCCGTGTACCTCACCGAGATCCTGGTCGAGCCGCCGGACGACGGCCGGCAGAGCGCGCTGACGCCGGACGCGCGCGTGCGCGAGGCGCTCTGGCGCGAGCGGGCGCGGCTCGGGCGCGCGCCGCTGCTCGCGGATCCTGCGCTCGACGCCCTCGCCCGCGAGGCCGCAGAGGCGATGCGGACGGCGGACGCTCCCGACTCGGGCGACCTCGGCACTCGCGCGCTCGCCGGGCGCGGCATCGCCGCCGTCGACGTGTTCGTCGCGAGCGCGCCGGCCGAGGCGGTCCGCTCGCGCAACCTGCCCGACCCGCGCTTCCGCCGGGCCGGCGTGGGTGTGGCGACCGGCGACAGCCGTCGCTACGGAGCGCGGCGGCTCTGGATCGCGGTGGTCTACACGGACTGATGGCGGCGATCACGCGGGTCGAGCCATCCCCTCGCCCTTCGCCAGGCTCCGGGCGCGGATCGGGGACGGCCGGTCGGTGAGCCTGCCTACGAACCGCGAGCGCGCCCGATCGACGCGAGCGGGCGGGCCATGACGACGCCGGTCGGGAGACGGGCGATCCGGGCTCGCTGGAGGCCGCGCGCCGGGGGCCTCGCAGGGAGGCCGCGATGTGCGTCGGGCGGGGCTAGACGAGGCGGCGCTGAGTGGCGTAGCTCTCGAGGC includes:
- a CDS encoding CAP domain-containing protein, with protein sequence MAGAPFPRATLRSALPPALLAALLGGCAARPTAGDPPPPTAPDATERADLPVQGSYGPEPETHLAPIERQLLEVASAALGGARASSALSVAARELAGRAAAGELAASAGLASREVLARALCYDPSPAVYSVRARPEDAAEALARLLPGSSASHVGAGAVERAGLLHAVVLAVQRKAALDPFPREVPAGGAAVLSGTLGRGLRSARVFVGGPAGDVREVDNAASGARFRARIAFPERGAHTVEVIGDGARGPEVAALLTVAAGGARLEASRGAGVGADDPADPAAAEGRIIQAINATRARRGLPPVQATSDLVALARRHSAAMRDAATVAHVLPGSGEIGERLRRAGIPYRAAFENVAQGPTGLAAHAKIEESPAHLANVIAQAAQVGVGIARGALPSGAPAVYLTEILVEPPDDGRQSALTPDARVREALWRERARLGRAPLLADPALDALAREAAEAMRTADAPDSGDLGTRALAGRGIAAVDVFVASAPAEAVRSRNLPDPRFRRAGVGVATGDSRRYGARRLWIAVVYTD
- a CDS encoding DciA family protein is translated as MRGRRRTVAAVLAETFAHRRSAEPAALVAAFAEACGPRLAREVSMRGALRDGRLLVLVRSEEWAAQLRAAESLLCERVNARLGRTVAKGLEVRLTQEG